The Sporosarcina luteola genome contains a region encoding:
- a CDS encoding phosphatidylglycerophosphatase A family protein, giving the protein MFTGKNIVHSDVVAKATKEALIRRGVTLEDIAKIVYEMQVPYNEGLDLAECVDSVERVLRKRELQHAILVGIELDELAEQGKLSAPLQQIVTSDEGLFGVDETIALGAVFTYGSIAVTTFGHLDKNKIGIINELDTKKGNGVHTFLDDLVASVASCAASRLAHRKRDLDEAGMTYLDGHPKYDK; this is encoded by the coding sequence ATGTTCACTGGAAAAAACATTGTCCATTCCGATGTCGTAGCAAAAGCTACAAAAGAGGCATTAATCCGAAGAGGCGTCACATTGGAGGATATCGCTAAAATCGTTTACGAAATGCAAGTCCCTTACAATGAAGGGCTGGACCTAGCCGAATGTGTAGATTCAGTCGAAAGAGTGTTGCGGAAGAGGGAACTTCAGCATGCGATCCTCGTTGGAATCGAATTGGATGAGCTTGCTGAACAAGGGAAGCTATCAGCGCCGCTCCAACAAATTGTCACATCTGACGAAGGGCTGTTTGGTGTAGATGAAACAATCGCGTTAGGGGCAGTCTTCACATATGGGTCCATAGCTGTAACGACATTCGGTCATCTTGATAAAAATAAAATTGGCATTATTAATGAGCTGGATACGAAAAAAGGAAATGGCGTCCATACTTTTCTCGATGATCTTGTCGCCAGCGTCGCGTCATGTGCCGCTTCACGTCTTGCCCATCGGAAAAGGGATTTGGATGAAGCAGGCATGACTTATCTGGATGGACACCCGAAATATGATAAATGA